From a region of the Sinorhizobium sp. B11 genome:
- the cysK gene encoding cysteine synthase A, with protein sequence MSHKPGRGRIYSSITDTIGDTPLVRLDKIAKEKGVVANILAKLEFFNPIASVKDRIGVAMIESLETQGKISPGKTVLIEPTSGNTGIALAFAAAAKGYRLILTMPETMSVERRKMLALLGAELVLTEGAKGMKGAIAKAEELAASLPDAVIPQQFENPANPEIHRKTTAEEIWNDTDGNVDIFVAGIGTGGTITGVGQVLKSRKPDIRVVAVEPTDSPILSGGTPGPHKIQGIGAGFAPKILDTSIYDEVVTVSNDDAFQQARLVARLEGVPVGISSGAALTAAIEVGRRPENAGKNIVVIIPSFAERYLSTALFEGLGS encoded by the coding sequence ATGTCGCACAAACCGGGCCGCGGCCGCATCTATTCCTCCATTACCGATACAATCGGCGACACGCCGCTCGTTCGCCTCGACAAGATCGCCAAGGAGAAGGGCGTCGTGGCGAACATTCTGGCAAAGCTCGAGTTCTTCAATCCGATCGCCTCGGTGAAGGATCGTATTGGCGTCGCCATGATCGAGAGCCTGGAAACGCAGGGCAAGATCTCGCCCGGCAAGACCGTGCTGATCGAGCCGACTTCGGGCAATACCGGTATCGCGCTCGCTTTTGCTGCCGCTGCCAAGGGTTACCGGCTGATCCTGACCATGCCGGAAACCATGTCCGTCGAGCGCCGAAAGATGCTGGCGCTGCTCGGCGCGGAGCTGGTGCTGACCGAGGGGGCGAAGGGAATGAAGGGGGCGATCGCCAAGGCCGAGGAGCTCGCCGCCTCGCTGCCCGACGCTGTTATTCCGCAACAATTCGAAAATCCCGCCAACCCGGAAATCCACCGCAAGACGACGGCGGAGGAAATCTGGAACGACACCGACGGCAACGTCGATATCTTCGTGGCCGGTATCGGCACCGGTGGCACGATCACTGGCGTTGGCCAGGTGCTGAAGAGCCGCAAGCCGGATATTCGGGTCGTGGCCGTCGAGCCGACCGATTCACCGATCCTTTCAGGCGGCACGCCTGGCCCGCACAAGATCCAGGGCATCGGAGCCGGTTTCGCGCCCAAAATCCTCGACACCAGCATCTATGACGAGGTGGTTACCGTCAGCAATGACGACGCTTTTCAGCAGGCTCGGCTCGTCGCCAGGCTCGAAGGCGTGCCGGTCGGCATCTCCTCGGGTGCGGCATTGACGGCGGCGATCGAAGTGGGTCGTCGTCCGGAAAATGCCGGAAAGAACATAGTCGTGATCATTCCATCCTTCGCTGAGCGCTATCTTTCGACGGCGTTGTTCGAAGGTCTTGGAAGCTGA
- a CDS encoding LysE family translocator: protein MSLTALIAYAGALFIAAAIPGPGITAIVARALGSNFRETFFMGLGLVLGDMSYLTAVILGLAFVAQTFTEIFLVIKIAGALYLGYIAWKLWTAGLLPQDIAAKKSSSAGMSFLSGLLVTLGNPKTMLFYVALVPTLIDLNSIGMRDYLMLLAVTFVVLMIVLIPYMLLASRARTMLKQPRALQALNRVAASILAGTAAFIATRAA from the coding sequence ATGAGCCTTACCGCCCTGATCGCCTATGCTGGCGCCTTGTTCATCGCCGCCGCCATTCCCGGCCCGGGGATCACGGCAATCGTGGCGCGCGCCCTTGGTTCGAACTTCCGCGAAACCTTCTTCATGGGTCTCGGTCTCGTGCTCGGCGATATGAGCTACCTGACCGCCGTTATCCTTGGCCTTGCCTTCGTGGCGCAGACCTTCACCGAGATCTTCCTCGTCATCAAGATCGCTGGCGCGCTCTATCTTGGCTATATCGCATGGAAGCTCTGGACCGCCGGCCTGCTGCCGCAGGATATTGCCGCGAAAAAATCCAGCAGCGCCGGCATGTCGTTCCTGTCTGGTCTGCTGGTGACACTCGGCAATCCGAAGACCATGCTCTTCTATGTGGCGCTGGTGCCGACCCTCATCGATCTCAACAGTATCGGAATGCGCGATTATCTCATGCTGCTTGCCGTCACCTTCGTCGTACTGATGATCGTGCTCATTCCCTACATGCTTCTCGCATCGCGCGCCCGCACGATGCTGAAGCAGCCGCGCGCGTTGCAGGCCCTGAACCGCGTCGCAGCCAGCATCCTGGCGGGCACGGCAGCCTTCATCGCAACGCGTGCCGCCTGA
- a CDS encoding DNA starvation/stationary phase protection protein, which yields MSPTSAEARRRSPLKTPSDLPTNAITDISAALTALLADVFALYVKTKNFHWHMSGPHFRDYHLLLDEQAEQIFDMTDEVAERARKIGGTTLRSIGQIARQQRIPDNDADYVTPEDMLSELREDNLHLVSILREVHEVCDEHNDVATASLIENWIDQSERRTWFLFETTRQAK from the coding sequence ATGTCGCCTACCTCAGCCGAAGCCCGCAGACGTTCGCCGCTCAAGACCCCCTCGGACCTTCCGACCAATGCGATCACCGATATTTCGGCCGCGTTGACCGCGTTGCTCGCTGATGTCTTCGCGCTCTATGTGAAGACCAAGAATTTTCACTGGCATATGTCCGGCCCGCATTTTCGCGATTACCATCTGCTGCTCGACGAGCAGGCGGAACAGATCTTCGACATGACGGACGAGGTTGCCGAACGCGCTCGCAAGATCGGCGGCACGACGCTGCGCTCGATCGGCCAGATCGCCCGCCAGCAGCGCATCCCGGACAATGACGCAGACTATGTCACCCCCGAAGACATGCTCTCCGAACTGCGCGAAGACAACCTTCACCTCGTCTCCATCCTGCGCGAAGTGCATGAGGTCTGCGACGAGCACAATGACGTGGCGACCGCAAGCCTCATCGAGAACTGGATCGACCAGAGCGAACGCCGCACCTGGTTCCTGTTCGAAACGACGCGTCAGGCGAAGTAA
- a CDS encoding DMT family transporter produces MQDEIRRGTAEMTGAMLISGTIGWFVVMSGQPVSGVVFWRCFFGALTLLVICTALGLLRPGIISLRSLAIAVFGGVAIVSNWLLLFASYSHASISIATTVYNTQPFMLLALGALFLGEKITGTKLFWLGLSFAGMAAIVEAKPQADAASGSYGVGILLALGAAFFYALAALAAKWLRGTPPHLIALIQVSTGIVMLAPMTDFTNLPADSGSWLILITVGVIHTGLMYVLLYGAIQKLPTHLTGALSFIYPVAAILVDRLAFGHALQPMQIAGAVVILLAAAGMNLGWSPGRLIRLPATRS; encoded by the coding sequence ATGCAGGATGAAATCAGAAGGGGTACAGCGGAGATGACGGGGGCGATGCTGATCTCGGGAACGATCGGCTGGTTCGTCGTCATGTCGGGTCAGCCGGTTAGCGGCGTGGTCTTCTGGCGCTGCTTCTTCGGGGCGCTGACACTGCTCGTGATCTGCACCGCGCTTGGCCTGCTGAGGCCTGGTATCATCAGCCTGCGGTCGCTCGCTATTGCCGTCTTCGGCGGCGTCGCGATCGTCTCCAACTGGCTGCTGCTGTTCGCCTCCTATTCGCACGCGTCAATCTCGATTGCGACGACGGTCTACAATACTCAGCCTTTCATGCTGCTTGCGCTCGGCGCACTCTTTCTGGGTGAGAAGATCACAGGCACCAAGCTGTTCTGGCTCGGGCTTTCCTTTGCCGGCATGGCGGCAATTGTCGAGGCGAAGCCGCAGGCCGATGCCGCCTCCGGCAGTTACGGTGTCGGCATTCTGTTGGCGCTCGGCGCGGCCTTCTTCTATGCGCTGGCCGCGCTTGCCGCCAAATGGCTGCGAGGCACGCCACCGCATCTAATCGCGCTGATCCAGGTTTCGACCGGCATCGTCATGCTGGCACCCATGACCGATTTTACCAACCTGCCGGCCGATAGCGGATCATGGCTGATCCTGATCACCGTCGGCGTTATCCACACCGGTCTCATGTATGTGCTGCTCTATGGTGCGATTCAGAAGCTGCCGACACATCTGACCGGCGCTCTGTCCTTCATCTATCCGGTCGCCGCGATCCTGGTCGACCGTTTGGCCTTCGGCCACGCATTGCAGCCGATGCAGATTGCCGGCGCGGTCGTCATTCTGCTTGCTGCGGCCGGCATGAACCTCGGCTGGTCGCCGGGCAGGCTTATCCGCCTGCCGGCGACCAGAAGCTGA
- a CDS encoding Lrp/AsnC family transcriptional regulator, whose protein sequence is MANEMQAVDDIDRAMIEALAGNSRISLKELAQAVGLSSPSAAERLRRLEDRGVVTLFTIDLDPAAIGYPLQAIVRVRPLPGQLHIVERIIQDTPEFIECDKVTGDDCFIARLVVRSMGELDSILDKVAERAETNTSMIKSSPVKRRLPPLIRKK, encoded by the coding sequence TTGGCTAACGAGATGCAGGCAGTCGACGATATTGACCGTGCAATGATAGAGGCACTGGCCGGAAATTCGCGAATTTCCCTAAAAGAGCTCGCCCAGGCTGTCGGACTTTCTTCGCCGAGTGCGGCGGAACGTCTGCGACGTCTTGAGGATCGCGGCGTGGTGACGCTTTTCACCATCGATCTCGATCCGGCGGCGATAGGCTACCCGCTTCAGGCGATCGTCCGGGTGCGTCCGCTGCCCGGCCAGCTTCACATCGTCGAGCGTATTATCCAGGACACGCCCGAATTCATCGAGTGCGACAAGGTGACCGGAGACGATTGTTTTATCGCCCGGCTCGTGGTCCGCTCTATGGGAGAGCTGGACAGCATTCTCGACAAGGTCGCCGAGCGGGCGGAGACCAATACGTCGATGATCAAATCCTCGCCGGTCAAGCGTCGCCTGCCGCCCCTGATACGGAAAAAATAG